In the Arthrobacter zhaoxinii genome, one interval contains:
- a CDS encoding DLW-39 family protein, whose amino-acid sequence MDHNGKEISVKKLLAATAAAAAGIFAFKKWQETAAEKTVWKESTDKVD is encoded by the coding sequence GTGGACCACAACGGCAAGGAGATTTCCGTGAAAAAGTTGCTGGCAGCTACGGCGGCGGCCGCTGCGGGAATCTTTGCCTTCAAGAAGTGGCAGGAAACTGCCGCTGAAAAGACCGTTTGGAAGGAATCGACCGACAAGGTCGACTGA
- a CDS encoding DMT family transporter: MNVFLAVVGVLGVSASGPIMAATAAPALAIAFWRNALGAVLMGTPAVLGRRREFGRLTARDYKWTAVAAVALAFHFACFITSLQLTSVAAATALVCLQAGWIALFNVLRGIRVPPVVLAGLAAAFAGVVVISGFDLGLSEEALLGDVLAVAGGVLAAVYTIAGGKARESMSTGTYTTLCYGACAVLLLALCAAFRQPIVGFPPAAWLGILGVTVVAQILGHTVFNHLLAVISPLVVSMIILLEIPGAAILAAVFLHEQLPAGTYAGLGLILAGLTVVVAGQGRIRRQSGVKEQPVVPPAPPALGGDAL, translated from the coding sequence GTGAATGTTTTCCTTGCGGTGGTAGGCGTGCTGGGCGTTTCCGCATCGGGCCCCATCATGGCCGCGACTGCCGCCCCTGCCCTGGCCATAGCCTTCTGGCGCAACGCCCTCGGAGCAGTGCTCATGGGCACTCCCGCTGTGCTGGGCCGCCGCCGGGAGTTCGGCAGGCTGACCGCACGCGACTATAAATGGACCGCCGTGGCCGCAGTGGCCCTTGCGTTTCACTTCGCCTGCTTCATTACGTCCCTGCAACTGACATCGGTTGCTGCAGCCACTGCGCTGGTGTGCCTGCAGGCGGGCTGGATTGCCCTCTTCAATGTGCTGCGGGGCATCCGGGTCCCGCCGGTAGTCCTGGCAGGACTTGCCGCCGCATTTGCCGGCGTGGTGGTTATTTCCGGGTTCGACCTGGGCCTCTCGGAGGAAGCACTGTTAGGCGATGTGCTGGCCGTGGCCGGCGGCGTCCTCGCCGCCGTCTACACAATCGCAGGAGGCAAGGCCAGAGAGTCTATGTCCACCGGCACCTATACAACCCTCTGCTACGGCGCCTGCGCCGTACTGCTCCTTGCCCTCTGTGCCGCCTTTCGGCAGCCGATCGTGGGTTTCCCACCGGCGGCCTGGTTGGGCATCCTCGGGGTGACTGTAGTGGCGCAGATTCTGGGCCACACGGTATTCAACCACCTGCTGGCCGTGATCAGCCCTCTGGTGGTCTCCATGATCATCCTGCTGGAGATCCCGGGCGCAGCCATCCTGGCAGCTGTCTTCCTCCATGAGCAGCTTCCCGCCGGCACATATGCAGGCCTGGGACTGATCCTGGCGGGACTAACGGTGGTAGTGGCAGGCCAGGGCAGGATCCGGCGGCAATCCGGAGTCAAGGAGCAGCCGGTGGTGCCTCCGGCCCCGCCTGCCCTGGGCGGGGACGCCCTGTAG
- a CDS encoding peptidylprolyl isomerase produces the protein MTAIPTAKATIHTSMGDISVNLFGNHAPKTVKNFVGLATGEIEWTDPATGEKTNRPLYDGTIFHRIIKDFMIQGGDPLGRGTGGPGYQFDDEINPDLDFSAPYKLAMANAGVQMGRGTNGSQFFITSVPTTWLQGKHTIFGEVADDESRALVDQLNAVSTDGRDKPTEDVVINSITVEQL, from the coding sequence ATGACTGCTATTCCTACAGCAAAAGCAACCATCCACACTTCCATGGGCGACATCAGTGTCAACCTCTTCGGAAACCACGCCCCCAAGACGGTCAAGAACTTCGTCGGCCTGGCTACCGGCGAGATCGAGTGGACCGATCCGGCGACGGGCGAAAAGACCAACCGCCCGCTCTACGACGGAACGATCTTCCACCGCATCATCAAGGACTTCATGATCCAGGGCGGCGATCCCCTGGGCCGCGGCACCGGCGGACCGGGTTACCAGTTCGATGACGAGATCAACCCTGATCTCGACTTCTCCGCCCCGTACAAGCTGGCCATGGCCAACGCAGGCGTGCAGATGGGCCGCGGCACCAACGGCTCGCAGTTCTTCATCACCTCCGTGCCCACCACGTGGCTGCAGGGCAAGCACACCATCTTCGGTGAGGTTGCCGACGACGAATCGCGTGCACTGGTTGATCAGCTCAACGCTGTTTCCACCGACGGCCGCGACAAGCCGACCGAAGACGTGGTCATCAACAGCATTACCGTCGAGCAGCTCTAG